The Microbacterium forte sequence TCGTGACCCCGGTCGGGCCCTCGCCGGGGACGACCGCGGCATCGACCTTCTCCGAACGCACGAGCTCTTCGGCCGCGGCCTGGTCGGCCACCTCGGTGATCTCGAGATCGGGCAGGGCAGACACCGCGGATGCGGTCTCAGAGGTCACGGCCACGGGCATCGCGTCGGTGTTCTTGCTCGCGAAGCCGCCGATCACGATGGCGGCGAGGGCGAGGAACAGCAGGATGCCGGTCGAGATCAGGAAGGCCTTGCTGCGCAGCTTCGATCCGATCTCCCGCTCGGCGACGAGCCAGATCAGCGATGCCTGCGACGGCGAGCCGGTGGTGTTCGAGGTGCTCACTGGATGACCTCCTTGAAGATCTGGGCGAGGGACGGATGCTTGGGTGCGAAGCTCGCGACATCGCCGCGGTCGACGGCGGTGCGCAGGACGCGCTGGGCGGTGTCGACGTCGTCGGCGTCGAACAGGGCGTATCCGCCCTCGAAGTCGACGACGGTGACGCCGGGTTCGGCGCGCAGCCATCCGGCATCCCCTGCCGAGACGAGCTCGTACCGGTTGCCGGCGTGCTGCGCGCGCAGCCCGTCACGGGAGCCGGACGCGCGGATCGTGCCTCCGGCGAGGATCACGAGGTCGTCGCACAGCCGCTCGACGACGTCGAGCTGGTGAGACGAGAACAGGATCGACGCACCCTTGGCGGCGCTCGCCTGCAGCACCGACGCGACGACGTCGACGGCGAGCGGGTCGAGGCCCGAGAACGGCTCGTCGAGGATCAGCACCTCGGGGTCGTGCACGAGCGCTGCGGCGATCTGCGCGCGCTGCTGGTTGCCGAGCGACAGCGATTCGATCGTGTCGTCGAGGCGCTCCTCGAGCCCGAGTTCGGTGAGCAGCGCGGTCGCCCGTGCCGTGGCATCCGCCTTGCTCATCCCGTGCAGTCGGGCGAGGTACACGATCTGCTCGAGCACCTTCATCTTGGGGTACAGGCCACGCTCCTCGGGCATGTAGCCGAAGAGGCGGCGGTCTGCGCTGGTCAGGGCGACGCCGTCGAGTTCGACGCGTCCGCCGTCGGAGCCGAGCAGGCCCAGCACGATGCGCATCGTCGTGGTCTTGCCGGCGCCGTTGCCGCCGACGAACCCGGTGAGGCGCCCGGGGGACACCTCGAACGAGACGTCGTCGAGCACGCGCCGAGAGCCGTAGCTCTTGGTGATGCCGGTGAGTACGAGCTTTCCTGTGGTCACTTCGACTTACTCCGTTCGCTCAGTGCATCGCATGCCCTCACGCTATGGCGCGGTGATCGGCCTCGGCATCCCCCCTGCGGCGGATCCGTGCGGGGGATCTGCGGGTGCCCCGCGTGGGCAGTCGTCAGCCGTGCGGGGGAGAGCGGTGAAGCGCGCGCGGGAGAGCGAAGTGCTCAGTGCAGGAACAGCACCGAGAAGATCCCGAGCGCGAACGGCGCCGCGGTCACGACGAACGTGATCCCCAGGATGATCCCGACGATCAGCCAGGGACTGCGTCGCCTGAGGCGCTGACCGGGCGGGGCGACGCCGATGGGCGGAGGGGTCAGCATCCCCGCCGGAGCGGCGAACGGCAAGGCGGGTGCTCCGGCAGGCGCCGGAGCCGGGGCGCCGTAGGTCGGGAGGGACGGATGCTGCGCCGCGAGCCGCAGCCTGTCGTCGCGCCAGCGCGCCCACTGATCGAGCTTGGTGAGCAGCGCCCCGACCGCGCCGAAGAGCCACGCCCAGGTCGCGGGGTCGAGCGTCGACAGGTTGCGGCGCGCATAGAGGAAGAGCCAGTCGTCGACGATCTCGACGTCGAGCTGCGCCGCATGGTCGATGAACCGCGCCATGACGTCGGGGGTGAACAGATACAGGGCGTCGACCTCGTATCCGGTCGGGCAGTACAACGAGAAGTACCGGTCGAAGTCGCCCTCGAGCGAGAGCCGCTGGTCGCTGCGGAACGCGGCCGCGAGCGTGCTGCCGAGAGTGTTGTTGCCGAGCGCGTCGAGCACGATGTTCGGCAGCGGCACGTCGAGCTTCACCGCGACGTATCCCCAGCGGTGGGTCGTCGACTGCTTGCCGTTGCTGGTCGTGTACTGGTAGTTGCCGAACTCGACGAAGCGCGGTTCGACCCCTCGCAGCACGTCGGTCGACATGCGGCTCGACCCCGACGAGAAGATCATGCCGGGCAGCGGCGGGTCGTCGATCCGCTCGATGTAGCTCATCGCGTTCGCCCCGGCGAAGCGCGCGAGGCGGAATCGGGTGAGATTGCGCAGACGGATGCTGCGACGCACCAGCATCACGATCCCGATGACGAGGCCCGCGAGCAGCATCAGTCCGAGGAGAGCGGCGACCGCGACCCCCGTCTCACGACCGATCGCATAGCCCAGGCCCAGGATCATGATCGCGAGGACCGGCACCACGCACAGCAGGGCGAACCCCGCGACCACCCACGCGACGATCCGACCGGCCGGCGTGGGGTTCGCCGCGCGCTGCGCTCGGGCGAAGGCGTCGACCTCGGCGGGATTCACCGGGTCGAGCAGTGCACGTGCGTCGAAGTATCCGACTGGCGCACCGGCCGACGGCGCAGGAGCAGGCGTGGGAACTGTCACGCGTCCACGGTAGCCGAGGGCGCTCCGTGAGGTGCCGGCGCCGGCCGGTGCCAGTGCTGGCCGGTGTCAGTCCTCGCCGGTGTCAGTCCTCGCCGGTGTCAGTGCCGGCCGGTGTCAGTGCTGGCCGGGGTCAGCGGCGCCCGGCATGCAGCACCGTGCGCACGACGAGGCCCGCGACGAGAGCCCAGAAGGCGGCGCTGACTCCCAGCACCGCGATGCCGGAGGCCGCGACAAGGAAGGTCACGACCGCGGGGATGCGCTCGCCCGGGTCGTCGATCGCCTGCTGCACGGACGACCCGAAGGCGGCGAACAGCGCGAGACCTGCCACCGCAGGGATCACCGCCTCGGGGGCCAGGAGCACGAGCGTGGCGAAGGCCGCCGAGAACCCGCCGAGCACCAGGTACGAGACTCCGGTCGAGACCCCGGCGACCCAACGGCGCTTCGGATCGGGGTCGGCGTCGGGCGAGGCGGCGAGGGCGGCGCTGATCGCCGCGAGGTTGATGGCGTGGCCGCCGGCGGTCGCGCCGACCGCCGTTCCGACACCCGTCACGAGCATCGCAGGACGCCAGGGGACCTCGTAGCCGAAGCTGCGCATGATGGCGATGCCGGGGACGTTCTGCGAGGCCATCGTGACGATGAACAGCGGCAGAGCCAGACCGACGAGAGCGCCGACCGTGAAGGTGGGGGCGGTGAGTTCGAGCCGGGGCACGAGGAGTCCGGCGTCGACTGCGGAGCGCTCCTGGATCAGCGAGACGGCCACCACGACCGCTGCGGCGACGAAGGCGAGGGGCACGGCCCACCGCGGCGCGAGACGTGCGAAGACCAGCCACGTCAGCACGACCGGAACCACGCCCCACGGGTTCGCCACGAGGCCGGTGATCGGCGCGAGACACAGTGGCAGCAGCACTCCGGCGAGCATCGCCTGCGCGATGGACGGCGGGATGCGGGCGATCAGCGCACCGAGCGCCGGCCAGAGCGCCGTGAGCAGGATGAGCCCGGACGCGACGAGGAACGCGCCGACGGCGGCAGGCCATCCGCCGTCGACCACTCCGGTCGCGGCGAGGAGTGCGGCGCCGGGGGTCGACCAGGCGACGGTGATCGGCATCCGATACCGCCAGGCGAGCACGATGCAGGCGAGTCCCATAGTGAGGCTGACGGCGAGCAGTCCGCTGGCCGCCTGCGCAGGTGTGGCGCCGACGGCGCCGAGACCCGTGAGCACGACGGCGAACGAACTCGTGAATCCGACCAGTGCGGTGACCACCCCGGCCAGGATCGGTCGAGACAGAGGTGCGGCGGTGGTCATGGATCCGAGGGTATCGGGGTCGGCGTTACGCGAGTCCCATCCGGTGCGCGAGCACCACGGCCTGCACGCGATCGCGCGCACCGAGCTTCTGCAGGATCCGCGAGACGTGGGTCTTCACGGTGGCCTCTCCGATGAACAGGGCGCCGGCGATCTCGGCGTTGCTGCGGGCGTCGACCAGCAGCACCAGCACCTCGGCCTCGCGCTCGGTGAGCGGGTCGAGGAGCACGGTCGGGGCGACCGGTGACGGCACGGCGGTCGGCGTCGATTCCCCGGCGGATGCCGAAGCGGATGCCGAAGCGGATGCCGGGCCGGATGCCCGAGAGGATGCCCGAGAGGATGCTGTCGTGAATCGAGCCAGCACCCGACGCGTGACCTCGGGCGCCAGCATCCCGTCGCCCGCTGCGAGAGCCCGGACCGCCGCGATGAGATCCTCCGCACCGGCGTTCTTGAGCAGGAAGCCGCTCGCTCCGGCATCCAGCGCCTGGTAGAGGTAGTCGTCGCGGTCGAACGTCGTCACGATCGCGATGGCCGCTCCGACGCCCGCATCGGCGACGATCCGCCTGGTGGCCTCGATGCCGTCCATGTCGGGCATCTGCACATCCATCGTGATCACGTCGGGGCGCAGGGCAGACGCCTGGGCGACCGCCTCGGCGCCGGTTGCCGCCTCGCCGACCACCGTGATGTCGGGTTGCGTGTCGAGGATGGTCCGGAATCCTGCTCGCAGCATCGCATGATCGTCGACGAGCAGGACTCGGATCGGCGCATCGGTCTGGCTCATGAGGTGGTGCTCGTCTCGATCAACGTCTCGGTGGGGGCGGTGGGCTCGGTCTGGCTGCCGTCGCCGGTCAGGGGAACGCGAGCCCGCACGCGCAGCCCTCCCGCCGCACGCGGAGCGACGTCGAGCGTGCCCCCGGATGCGGCGGCGCGCTCGCGCATGCCGAGCTGGCCGAGCCCGGGGCGCAGCACCGCCACTGCGCGGCCGGTGTTGACGATCTCGACCTCGACGCCGTCGTCGTCGTAACGCACGCGCACGTCGGCGGTGGCGCCGACGCCGGCGTGACGGCGGGCGTTCGTGAGCGATTCCTGGGCGATGCGATACAGATTCACGGCGACGATCGAGGGCACGGGCACCGGCTCGCCGATCACGACGTAGTGCGTGGGCAGGCCCGCTTCCGTCGACGCCTCGACCAGCGAGCGGATGTCGTCGAGCGTCACCGTCGATGCGACATCCGTCGTCTCGCCGCCAGGGGTGCGGAGGGTCTCGAGCAACTGCCGCAGCTCGTGGATCGCATCACGCGCCGATGCCTCGATCCCTGTGAGGATGCTCTTGGACTTCTCCGGATCCTGATCGATCACGAGCCGGGCGGCTCCCGCCTGCACGCCCATCACCGACACATGGTGGGCGACGACGTCGTGCAGCTCTCGGGCGATGCGCACGCGGTCGAGCGCGACGGCCTGGGCAGCGGTGACCTCGCGCTCCTTCTCGAGCTCGGCCGTGCGCTGCTCCAGCACCGCTCGCTCCTGTGCGGCGTGCCACGAGCGCTCGCCGAAGTAGTAGGCGCCGCCGAAGTACAGCACGTTCAGCAGCAGCTGGATGAGCATGAAGGCGAGGTAGGGCGAGAGGAGGCCCGCCGCGACCTCGGCCTTGTCGGCCTCTTCGATCGCCTGTCGGTACATCGTGATGATCAGCCAGACGAACATGCCGACGATGATCGAGACGCGCACGATCATCGCGGCTCTGCGGTTGTTCATCCACGCGCCCACCGTGTACAGCGACACGAACATCGCGATGTTGCCGACGTAGATCTCGGGCACCTGGAACGTGATCGCGAGGAAGTACGCGAGCGAGATCGCGACGGCGACCGGGGCGGGCCAGCGCCGGCGCACGGCGAGCGGCGCGGTGACGGCGACCGCGTAGACCAGCGCGGTCCACGGCTCTGCCCTGGTGTCGCCGTAGATCTCGGCCACCGTCGAGAGTGCGGCGCTCAGCACGGCGCCGACGAACATGACCGCAGCGAGCACGATATCGCCGCGCTGCTCGCGGACGCTGGGGATGCGGGTGAACGGCGCTGCAGGCATCCCCCCACCGTAGAGCCGGGGCGGATGCGGTGGCATCCCCCGCACGGGGGATCGTTGCCCGCCGCGAAGACCTCTTGACGTCTTACTTGCTTTTTGCAAGTGTGGGCGCATGAGCATATTCATCACCTGCCCGGTCGAGAGCGTCGACCGGGCCACCGCCTTCTACACCGCTCTCGGCTGGACCCTCAACGCCGAGATGTCCGATCACAACGTGTCGTGCTTCGCGATCGCGCCCGAGCAGTACGTCATGCTCGGCAGCCGCGAGATGTATGCGAGCGTCGGCGGCACCGAGGACGTGATCGGTGGACCCGATACGCCGTCGAAGGTCACGGTCTCGTTCGATCTCGGCAGCCGCGAGGCCGTCGATGAGCTCGTCGAGCGTGCCGCTGCCGCCGGTGGCAGGGTCGGCGACACCGACGACTACTCGTTCATGTATCAGCGCCAGTTCGACGACCCCGACGGGTATCACTACTCGCCGTTCTGGATGAAGTCGGATTCCGATCAGAACGCGTGAGCGACCTCGCTGCCGCCCTCGACATCGTCGGCGCCCGGTGGGCGCTGCTCATCGTCGAGCAGCTGCTCGCTGGGCCGCAGAGATACGGCGACCTGCAGCGTGAGCTCGGGGTGCCGACCAACATCCTCGCGACCCGTCTGCGCGAGCTCGAAGCGGCCGGGGTCTTGAGTCGACTTCCGCTGCGGCACAACACGCGTGCCTACGCGCTCACTGATCGTGGTCTCGCGCTTCGCGAGGCCATCGAGCAGCTCGGGCGCTGGGGCGCGGAAGGGTAGACGGCGCGACGGCAGCGCACGAGCGCATACTGGGAACATCGCCGCACTCTTGTGCAAAGGAGCACTCTGATGACCGGACGCATCCTGATCGACCTCTTCATGACCCTCGACGGCGTCGCCCAGGGCCCGGGCGGCACCGACGAGGATCCGTCCGGAGGGTTCGAATTCAGCGGCTGGCAGGCGGGGTATCCGTCGTCGGGCATGGGAGAGACCGTCTCGCAGGGGATGCAGCGGCTCGACGCCCTGCTGCTCGGCCGCCGCACCTACGACATCTTCGCGTCGTACTGGCCGCATCACACGGAAGGCCCGTCGGGGGAGATCGGCAGGCTCTTCGACCGGGTGCCGAAGTATGTCGCGTCGCGGAACCCTGATGTCGCGCTCTCGTGGCAGAACAGTCACCGCGTCGGGGACGATCTCGCCGCCGAGATCGCCGAACTGAGAGCACAGCACGACGAGGTGCACGTGATCGGCAGCATCGACTTCGTGCACTCGCTGCTCGCCGGAGGGCTGTTCGACGAGCTCAACCTGTGGGTGTATCCGATCCTGCTCGGCACGGGCAAGAAGGTGTTCGACGACGGTGCCATGCCGTCGGTGCTGCGCCTGCTCGAGCCGCCGGTCGTCGACGACAGCGGCGTGATGCTGCTGCGCTACGGACGAACGGATCGGGTGCCGGAGGTCGGGACGTTCGAGGACTGAATCGAAATATCGCCGCCACCGAGGAGGCTGCGACTCCAGTGGTCGTCGAATCTGGCGACGACATCACAGGCACCGACGCTCAGCTCGACTCAGCAGCGACAATCACCGGCACCGTCACGATGGTGAGCTCGGAGGGCCGCGAGATGCTCGTCGAAGCCTGGGATGGCGATGAGCGTGTCGGATATGTGATCGCCGACTGGCAGACGGGGTCATACACGCTCAACATCCCGGCGGGAACGTACATCTTCAAGGCATCCGTGATCTTCTACAACGACAGCCCGACGACGGCGAAGCCGCAGTTCTACGACGGCGTCGAGACGGCGGATCTCGCGACTCCCGTGACGGCGGCAGCGTCCACGACAGTGGGCGGCATCGACTTCACGCTCGTGCCCATCACGAAGCCGGAGCCGGAGCCCGAGCCGGAGCCGGAGCCGGAGCCGGAGCCGGAGCCGGCACTCGCGCTCGCAACGGGGTCGATCCGGGCCGGCAGCGACATCGACATCTCGGGCACGGGGTTCGCGCCTGGCGCGAAGATCGCATTCGAGTTGCGCTCGGCTCCTCAAGCGCTGGGAACTCTGACCGCCGATGCGAGCGGCGCGCTGACGGGTACCTTCCGCGTCCCTGCGAGCACGTCACCCGGAACGCACACGCTCGTGGCGTTGAACGCGCAGTCGGAGGTCGTGGCGAGTGCCCGGCTCCTGGTTGACTGCGGCACCCGGCGCCACGGTCACGGGGGCGGTCACAGGGGCCGACGCACCATTGGCCAGCACTGGCGCCGATGCGCCGGCGTTCGCGGTGATGATGGCATCCGGCCTGCTGCTCGCCGGCATGCTGCTTGTCCGTCGTCGACGGGCTCAGAACTGACCCGAATGCTGACGAGGGCCCGGCAGCTTCCGCGGAAGCGGCCGGGCTCTCGTGTCATGTCCGGTCAGCAGACCCCGAGCACCCGCTCGATCACCCTCGCCACTCCGTCGTCGTCGTTCGACGCGGTGGTCTCGTCGGCGGCATCCTGCACGACGTCCGCCGCGCCGGCCATCGCGACGCCGTGGCCCGCCCAGCGCAGCATCTCGACGTCGTTGAGGGCATCGCCGAAGGCGATGACGTCGCGGCGTTCGATCTCCAGGTGCTCGCAGAGGCGAGCCAGCCCCGTGGCCTTGGTGACGCCGTCGGCCATGACCTCGAGGAACGGGGCGCCTGACAGCGTCGCCTCGAAGCCGGTGAGTTCGAGCGCGCACAGTGCGTCGAACAGCGCTGTCGGGGCGAGCTCCGGATGCCGGATCACCAACTTGAGGCTCGGTGCGGCGAGCACGTGGTCGAGGGCGACGCCGCCCATCGTGCGCGGATCGCGCTTGTGGTCGGCGAGGTCGGCGATCTCGGCGTAGCCGTGCTGGGCCACGAACGTCTCGCCGCCCTCCCGCACGCTCGCGAACAGCAGCCCGGGGATGCTGGCGCGCAGCGCCTCGGCTAGGGTGCGGATGGTCTCTGCCGGAAGCTCTTCGGCGAACAGCATCCGCCCGTCGACGAGGTGGGTCGCGTAGGCGCCGTTGCTGCACAGCGCCCATCCGTCGAATCCTGCATCACTCGCGAGAGTGCGCAAGCCGATCGGCTGACGGGCCGTCACCGGAACGACGTGGATGCCGCGTGCCCGCGCCGCGTCGAGCGCCGCGCGCGTGCGCACGCTCACCTCGGATGCCGACGTCAGCAGAGTGCCGTCGAGGTCCGTGGCGATCAGGCGCAGAGTCATCCGTTACGTCTCGCTTCGCTCGCTCAACGACGGGGAAGTCAGGAGAAGATCATCGGCAGGTCGTCGTCGTCTTCGTCGGCACCGCCGAGGTCGAACTCGACGACCACGGGAACGTGATCGCTGGGCTGCTCGCCCTTG is a genomic window containing:
- a CDS encoding Cof-type HAD-IIB family hydrolase: MTLRLIATDLDGTLLTSASEVSVRTRAALDAARARGIHVVPVTARQPIGLRTLASDAGFDGWALCSNGAYATHLVDGRMLFAEELPAETIRTLAEALRASIPGLLFASVREGGETFVAQHGYAEIADLADHKRDPRTMGGVALDHVLAAPSLKLVIRHPELAPTALFDALCALELTGFEATLSGAPFLEVMADGVTKATGLARLCEHLEIERRDVIAFGDALNDVEMLRWAGHGVAMAGAADVVQDAADETTASNDDDGVARVIERVLGVC
- a CDS encoding benzoate/H(+) symporter BenE family transporter, yielding MTTAAPLSRPILAGVVTALVGFTSSFAVVLTGLGAVGATPAQAASGLLAVSLTMGLACIVLAWRYRMPITVAWSTPGAALLAATGVVDGGWPAAVGAFLVASGLILLTALWPALGALIARIPPSIAQAMLAGVLLPLCLAPITGLVANPWGVVPVVLTWLVFARLAPRWAVPLAFVAAAVVVAVSLIQERSAVDAGLLVPRLELTAPTFTVGALVGLALPLFIVTMASQNVPGIAIMRSFGYEVPWRPAMLVTGVGTAVGATAGGHAINLAAISAALAASPDADPDPKRRWVAGVSTGVSYLVLGGFSAAFATLVLLAPEAVIPAVAGLALFAAFGSSVQQAIDDPGERIPAVVTFLVAASGIAVLGVSAAFWALVAGLVVRTVLHAGRR
- a CDS encoding VOC family protein; its protein translation is MSIFITCPVESVDRATAFYTALGWTLNAEMSDHNVSCFAIAPEQYVMLGSREMYASVGGTEDVIGGPDTPSKVTVSFDLGSREAVDELVERAAAAGGRVGDTDDYSFMYQRQFDDPDGYHYSPFWMKSDSDQNA
- a CDS encoding winged helix-turn-helix transcriptional regulator, with amino-acid sequence MSDLAAALDIVGARWALLIVEQLLAGPQRYGDLQRELGVPTNILATRLRELEAAGVLSRLPLRHNTRAYALTDRGLALREAIEQLGRWGAEG
- a CDS encoding LPXTG cell wall anchor domain-containing protein; its protein translation is MTAAPGATVTGAVTGADAPLASTGADAPAFAVMMASGLLLAGMLLVRRRRAQN
- a CDS encoding response regulator, which produces MSQTDAPIRVLLVDDHAMLRAGFRTILDTQPDITVVGEAATGAEAVAQASALRPDVITMDVQMPDMDGIEATRRIVADAGVGAAIAIVTTFDRDDYLYQALDAGASGFLLKNAGAEDLIAAVRALAAGDGMLAPEVTRRVLARFTTASSRASSRASGPASASASASASAGESTPTAVPSPVAPTVLLDPLTEREAEVLVLLVDARSNAEIAGALFIGEATVKTHVSRILQKLGARDRVQAVVLAHRMGLA
- a CDS encoding sensor histidine kinase is translated as MPAAPFTRIPSVREQRGDIVLAAVMFVGAVLSAALSTVAEIYGDTRAEPWTALVYAVAVTAPLAVRRRWPAPVAVAISLAYFLAITFQVPEIYVGNIAMFVSLYTVGAWMNNRRAAMIVRVSIIVGMFVWLIITMYRQAIEEADKAEVAAGLLSPYLAFMLIQLLLNVLYFGGAYYFGERSWHAAQERAVLEQRTAELEKEREVTAAQAVALDRVRIARELHDVVAHHVSVMGVQAGAARLVIDQDPEKSKSILTGIEASARDAIHELRQLLETLRTPGGETTDVASTVTLDDIRSLVEASTEAGLPTHYVVIGEPVPVPSIVAVNLYRIAQESLTNARRHAGVGATADVRVRYDDDGVEVEIVNTGRAVAVLRPGLGQLGMRERAAASGGTLDVAPRAAGGLRVRARVPLTGDGSQTEPTAPTETLIETSTTS
- a CDS encoding dihydrofolate reductase family protein → MTGRILIDLFMTLDGVAQGPGGTDEDPSGGFEFSGWQAGYPSSGMGETVSQGMQRLDALLLGRRTYDIFASYWPHHTEGPSGEIGRLFDRVPKYVASRNPDVALSWQNSHRVGDDLAAEIAELRAQHDEVHVIGSIDFVHSLLAGGLFDELNLWVYPILLGTGKKVFDDGAMPSVLRLLEPPVVDDSGVMLLRYGRTDRVPEVGTFED
- a CDS encoding ABC transporter ATP-binding protein, with the protein product MTTGKLVLTGITKSYGSRRVLDDVSFEVSPGRLTGFVGGNGAGKTTTMRIVLGLLGSDGGRVELDGVALTSADRRLFGYMPEERGLYPKMKVLEQIVYLARLHGMSKADATARATALLTELGLEERLDDTIESLSLGNQQRAQIAAALVHDPEVLILDEPFSGLDPLAVDVVASVLQASAAKGASILFSSHQLDVVERLCDDLVILAGGTIRASGSRDGLRAQHAGNRYELVSAGDAGWLRAEPGVTVVDFEGGYALFDADDVDTAQRVLRTAVDRGDVASFAPKHPSLAQIFKEVIQ